From the genome of Opisthocomus hoazin isolate bOpiHoa1 chromosome 8, bOpiHoa1.hap1, whole genome shotgun sequence, one region includes:
- the IRF5 gene encoding interferon regulatory factor 5, which yields MAPPARRVRLRPWLVAQVSSRRYPGLQWLDPERRRFAIPWHHATRHPPAPPHHDSIFRAWAQETGKFRAGVDAAEPARWKANLRCALNKSRDFRLLFDGPRAAPPRPYKVYELCARPARRQDGEPEDDDDDDDDDDDDACSGEEDVSQLQQLTALSIDDTQPWGELLPPYPWPEDEPPASGSGCPLPGPFVVGGTHGTPELPLAEAGPPLGPPPAACPLAPTEHCVPDLLLSPHMLPLTDLELKFQYRGRQVGVLTVSNPHGCRLFHSSLEPAPGQAELFGPLALEQVRFPPADAVPSEKQRFYTRQLLDALDRGLLLELQGQDLFATRLCQCKVFWTGPCAAARAGPNPIERERKTKLFSLEGFLNGLILFQKGQTPTPPPFEIFLCFGEEWPDQKPKEKKLITVQVVPVAARLLLEMFSGELAWSADSVPLHISHPDLKDHTVEQLKELHRLWQDQHRPPRPAAAPWPQ from the exons ATGGCCCCCCCTGCGCGCCGCGTCCGCCTGAGGCCCTGGCTGGTGGCCCAGGTCAGCAGCCGGCGCTACCCGGGGCTGCAGTGGCTGGACCCCGAGCGGCGCCGCTTCGCCATCCCCTGGCACCACGCCACCCGgcacccccccgcgcccccccaccACGACTCCATCTTCAGG GCGTGGGCGCAGGAGACCGGGAAGTTCCGCGCAGGCGTGGACGCGGCCGAGCCCGCGCGCTGGAAGGCCAACCTGCGCTGCGCGCTCAACAAGAGCCGCGACTTCCGGCTGCTCTTCGACGGcccgcgcgccgccccgccccgcccctacAAGGTCTACGAGCTCTGCGCACGGCCCGCTCGCCGGCAGG ACGGGGAGCCCGAGGACGACGATGACGATGATGACGACGATGACGATGACGCCTGCAGCGGGGAGGAAGACGTCAGCCAG ctccagcagctgacGGCTCTGAGCATCGATG ACACCCAGCCCTGGGGGGAGCTGCTGCCCCCCTACCCCTGGCCTGAGGACGAGCCCCCCGCCTCGGGCAGCGGCTGCCCCCTCCCGGGGCCCTTCGTGGTGGGGGGCACCCACGGGACCCCCGAGCTGCCCCTGGCCGAGGCGGGGCCCCCCCtgggcccccccccagccgcctgCCCGCTGGCACCCACCGAGCACTGCGTCCCCGACCTGCTCCTCAGCCCCCACATGCTGCCGC TGACCGACCTGGAGCTGAAGTTCCAGTACCGCGGCCGCCAGGTCGGCGTCCTCACCGTCAGCAACCCCCACGGCTGCCGCCTCTTCCACAGCAGCCTGGAGCCGGCGCCGGGCCAGGCCGAGCTCTTCGGGCCGCTGGCGCTGGAGCAGGTCCGCTTCCCCCCGGCCGACGCCGTCCCCAGCGAGAAGCAGCGCTTCTACACCCGCCAGCTCCTGGACGCGCTGGaccgggggctgctgctggagctgcagggccAGGACCTCTTTGCCACCCGCCTCTGCCAGTGCAAGGTCTTCTGGACGGGGCCctgcgccgccgcccgcgccggccCCAACCCCATCGAGAGGGAGAGGAAGACAAAGCTCTTCAGCCTCGAGGGGTTTCTCAACG GCCTGATCCTCTTCCAGAAGGGCcagacccccaccccccctcccttcgagatcttcctctgcttcggcGAGGAGTGGCCGGACCAGAAGCCCAAGGAGAAGAAGCTGATCACGGTGCAG GTGGTGCCGGTGGCGGCGCGGCTGCTGCTGGAGATGTTCTCGGGCGAGCTGGCGTGGTCGGCCGACAGCGTCCCGCTCCACATCTCCCACCCGGACCTGAAGGACCACACCGTGGAGCAGCTCAAGGAGCTCCACCGCCTCTGGCAGGACCAGCaccggccgccgcgccccgccgccgcgccctggccgcagtga